taataaaaatagcatagtATTGTCACAAAAACgaacacattgatcaatggaatcaaatagaaGAGCCAGAGATAAGTGTATATACCTATGGACACCTTTTTTCTGACAAAGAGGCCAGAAGCACACACTGGGAAAAAgacatcttcagcaaatggtgctggtcaaactggaggGCTGCATGGAGAAGAATGTAAACAGATTCATACTGAATAAAACAACTCCCAGTGCATCAAAGATCTCAAcctaaaaccagatacactgaatctgatagatgtataagtgggaaatagccttgaactaaTTAGCACAGGAAAAGATTTCCTGACAGAACACCTTTAGCTCAGGCACTAAGAGCAACAAgtaataaatggggcctcatgaaactgagaagcttctgcacagcaaaggacactgtcagtcAGACAAAGAggcagccaacagaatgggatCAAATTTTACCACCTAAGAGggttattatccaaaatatataaagaaatcaagaaactagatatcaagaaacaAATATCTTGATTAAAAATCTGGTACAGAtctaacagaattctcaatagaggaaactcaaatggctgagaaacacctaaagaaatatttaacatccttagctatcaagaaaatgcaaatcaatactgctttgagatttcaccttacacatgtcagaatgacTGTATCAAGAAGTAACAGCTTATGTTGGCAAGGATGAGAAGAAAGAACACTCCTCATCTTGCTGGTGGGAGTGTCAACTTGTACAACTGCTACGGAAATCAGCGTGGCAATTTCTGGGGAAGATGGGAATTGACCtccctcaagatctagctatgcCACTCcagggcatatacccaaagactGACAACTTCTTTAAATGTTTACTACATGTATCATGACTTAACTAATTTGTTCTAGATTATAAATCCAAAATTTGAATACATGTGATCACATGAAATCACATGTGAGAATATCCATACAGCTTTATTAAAAACCAAACCTACAATGGAAGGCCCATACCTATAATGCAACctctcaggaagcaaaggcagtgaGGTCATGAGTTCAGGGCTAACCTGGGATACATGGAAACCATGTCCCCCAAAAGAATATTAAATAAACAAGTGAAATAGTTGTACATTGATTGAGTAAATGGATAGAACATGTTGTgtggccaggcagcagtggcacacacctttaatcccagcactcgggaagcagagccaggtggatctctgtgagtcaagtccagcctggtctacagagcaagatccaggataggaaccaaaaagctacacagagaaaccctgtcttgaaaaagccgagagagagagagagagagagagagagagagagagagagagagagagagagagagagagagaacatgttgTGTGCACACTTGGATGGCAttccacaataaaacaaaacaaaaacattatgtAAAGTGACATAGCCATTCACAGAACATTCTACTTATGTTGCATTGGAGACAAGCCCCAATATAGCAAGATAAAGCAATGTCTTATTGCTTTGAAGCAGGGACAAAGGTAGTGAATAATACCAAAGGGGCCCAAGGAAAGCCTTTGGTGGGGGAATGAGGTCTGTTCTATATCTGATGTGGTGGCAGCTGCATGGCTTGAAATTTAGTCAGACTTACCAAACCATAAATCTATAAGAGATTAATTTAATTGCATTTAAACAATCCACAGTAGTAAGAGGGTGTAGTTCacaggtagagcacttgcctaatatgTACAAGCCTAAAATAAGATCAATCCCTAGCCCCATAAAAACAATCCACACTCAAGCTACTAAAAATGAGATAATTATTAAAAGTCTAAAACAAATTCTGACTCCCTGTTGGAAGTTTAGTTTGTATTTACAGAACTGAAAAGCAGGGCAAGCTAGCGGTAGGAACGTCAATAAATGCTCTACATATAGAATGGAAACAACCGGCATGCTCAGTCTCACTAACAGGAAAATCTTCTCTGCTTCCAGTTCAGATCAGCGGGGACCTAACGTTGTCATTGGGATGCCATTGTTTACATAATCTaccaggaaaaggcacaagatATAATCCTAGAGACCTTCATCCAGAGACCTGTTTCTTACTATACAGCAAATCTGTGGCTATATGGACCCCGAAACTCTCAATCTACAAAACTATAATTTGTTACCATTTGTAAGTTACTGAggttatgttttttgttttgtttctgagatgtgGATCTTGTTATCTTGCCCTCGGCTtatgtaatcctcctgtctcagcctccaaacATCTGAGGCCACAGACACTAAGATCCCAGTTTGTGGTTTATTATCTATTGGGAACAGCATTGTGACTTACGAAGGCAATGGGGCTTAGGGAAATAAGGTTTTCTATTGGCAACAGACAAATATGGAAAAACATGAACTTGGTGAGAGAGGACATGGGATTTTCTGTAGTCAACAGTGTCTGAAGATTCTGCTTCATTTGAAGAGGGTCTGAGgcttgaaaaaaaggaaagagaggaagaggagaggatgaggggagggaggaagcatgGAAGgtataaaggaaaaggaaaggaaggaagaaaggaaggaagaagcctAATCACAGTGAAGTGTTAAATAAAATGGGGGAACTTTCAGGCTCACACATCCATATGGTTACAAGAGTATTTATTGAGTTTAACAAAATGTGTCCAGAAGGATAAGGAGTAACACACAGAAGATTTGTCATACTTGACTGAAAGTGCAAATGCTGAGGTTAGAAATGCTTATGTTAGTGTTGAAACAAATACAGATAAATCAATGGACTCTGTAACCTCAGGAGGACCCCATCTTCATTCCAGACACCTTTCCTGTCACAGGGTACTAAAGCTCTGCATGCTTGACCTGAGCCCCCTTTATCTCCTGGATCTTCTGTGGCAGAGTCTTGGTCCAGAACTGCAGCTTTCTGGCCTTCAGGGCTCGGCCCACAGCAGGCTGAATGTCCAGCTGCAGGTACTGCTCATCATGGGTCAACTCGGGCCAGTATGGTAGACCCACACTGTTTGGGTTGCTGTGGATAGGCCACCAATAGGGAAAGATAAGGACACTCTGATCCAAGACTTTGTCCCTTGATTTGGGTCAGAGCAGTGGATGAGTAGGCTAAGGGTCAGAGGGTAAAAAAAAACTGGCCTACTGATAGAGAATACATGTGCCACCCATTAGTGTCTGATCCATGTGAAGTAAGATAAGTTATGTAGTTTTGTCTCTCCCTCTCAGAGGGAAAATATAAAGAACACTATCACAATACAATGACTCACCCACTAGGTTTCTGTGGGATGAGCAAAAACTAAAGCTAGAAGGTGTCTGCCTATGTGTGCCCCGGGCTGGAGAAGACTATGGTAGAATTAAGGGCCTACACATGCTAATGAGGCACACCCACATGGGAGCTCTGGATGGAGACCCAGACAAAAGGAGTTTGAGGGAGGGGCATATTCTCACCCATGTCTTGCAAAGTTGGCCCAGTACTTCATCATTCTCCTATTCAGCAGCTTCTCCTCCACAGTGAAGTCAACTGTAGACAGAAGGAGGCAAGGGTCCAAGTCCTAGCTACCTATGCAGGTGCCAACTCATGCTCTACTATAGCAACCATAACCCGAATCTGAATACTAGGCCTGATTTAAACTCTTCTCATACCAGTCATATTCTAGGATCCATCCAAGCCTCTACTTGAATTCTCTCAGGATCACTCCTACCACAGTGTGTTCTCATTGCTTCTTGCACAAGGTAGACTAGGAAGGTTCCTATTATaaccctggtagagtttttgtttgtttgttttttgtcttatgtTTTTCAGATCAGAAATATTGAACCCTTGATGCTGTTCTCtcccagagcctcagtttcctcagctggACTGAGAACTCAGAAATCCCTCAGGAACTCATCTAGGCCTCCATTCAACTGAAGGAAAACAAGGCAGACTCACCTTTCATGCCCCAAAGATGGGAGCCAAAGACAAAGGCAGCATGATCACCATGGTCAGCCCTCACATGGGATGGTCTGACATGCTTGATGAAACTTGGTTGGTGCTGGAACTCATAGAAGTAGACAGGAGCATGGGAACCTGGGAGTGAAGACACATGTTGCCATGATGATTTCTCACATGGAGATTTTTGTCAAACCTTTGGTGATAAGAAACCTTCCTGTAAGGTTATCTGGAACCACAGATGACTGGTGAGCTCCGGCTGGAGAACTGACTATGGGAAACCTTTTGTTAAAGAGTGACCCTGGCATTCCCAGATGAGTAGTTGTGATAAGACACCAAGTGTAACTAACATGTTTCCTCCTCTGGACCTGGATAAGATGTCATTCATTTACTCTAGACATAAGGATTTACTGTGGTAAATGTATTCAGGTGACTGGTATCAGAGACCTGATGAAGACATGGGTCAGGCCTGACACTACAGAGCTCATCTGGGACCAACAGTTCTGAGCTCCCCCTGCCCTTGGTCTTGTTAAAGATGTACTCACGCTGAAAATGTGCTACTTGGAGTGCAGGGATCACAAACATGAAGTCCTCCATCAACTCCCTGAACTGTGCTTGGAGGGTCTGGGGGTCCTGAATGTCCCCCATGTATTCTTCCATTAGCAGATCACTACATTCAGGAGGCAGCATCTACACCAGGAGAAATCAGGAAGAGTGATGTTAGGCAGGTACTTGGATAGGTAGGCAGCAACCTCCTAGTAAGGAATGTGGCCTGGGATTAGACAGGGTATAGAGGGAAAGGTATGAGCTTTGGGTGAGCCCACACAGAAACACCCACATACACTAACATTTATTTCTGAAACTGTCATCCTAGAAGAATATATGGGAATCCTCTCTGTTAGGACAGGATTCAACATTGCTCACCATCTGTGCTGCTGTGCTCTTCAGAATAcctggcagggtctctctggtTATGTTCTTTATGACAGGATCAAGGCCCTTCAACTAGGAGGTAGAGGAGAGTCTTAAGTATAGGATGGGTTGGACCTAGATCAAAGTATCTCTGAGGTCTGACACCCAACACTTGAGTTTAGGTTCCCACAGGCTTAGAACGAGGTCTTACCAAGGGGATTCCCCAGCCACACTCATCACTATCGATACCAATGATGCTGGGGACAGGCTGAAAATCCACAGAGGCCAACAACTCCAGAGGGTGCCTAGGTAGGAACATCCCATCCACCACACCAGGGATCATAATGAAGACCTAAAGGGCATTAAGGGTCAGTGCTGAAGATCAACCACGTAAATATTCTGATGCCCACTGAATATCCACAGTATTTCCCCATTTTCTATTTCATCTCAGGGTGCTATGGTCACTGCAAATAGGACATCAAAATTATCCTATCTTGTTTTTTTACACACAGTACTAAAGGATATCTAACCATAGAACCAAGTTAACTGCTTTGACTAGTAAGTACTGGCAGTCCCACATCCTGGTGACAAGGTCCTCCAAGCTACACAATTCTCCCAACCTGGTTGATAGCCAGAATTTCTGCTTCACTCTTGTCTCGTAGGCAGTGTACCAGGGCCTCTGAGTCCTTGGCCTCACATCCAGACAAGTTGGCCACCATCTGTAAGAAGCACAGGTAACGGTTCTCTCATCCCTCTCAGAATGGAGCAGAATTTCCTTGATTCCAAGCAGATGTCATTGCCCCAAACACCACATCCTACTGTTTGCTGGGTATGAAAGACTTAAATGGAATTGTTCACATTTTCAGTTGCATTGGAGGTGACAGCTGGGAAAGGGACTATTCTACCTtcatatttgttttgttgttgttttgtttatttttgtgcatgGTGTTCATGTGTGAAAATAGGTATGGTGTGTCATATTTTGCCTGTGAACGACAGAGAACACAATTAGGTGGCACTTGTTGCCTTACCTCTTGTTTGCATTTGTCTACACTGGCTTAGTTGAACTATGACCTTCGAGGGAGTctactgtctctacttcccatctGTCTATAGGAACACTGGGTTTACTAACACATATTACTACCTCTAGACTCTTGTGgtctctggggatttgaacttaggacctcataCTTGCATAGCAAGTATTAATACCAGCTGACTATTTCCCTCAATCCATGTGTCCcggttaggatttttttttgtcaagttgacacaaaccagGGACAACTGGAAAAAGGAACTTCAACTgtgaaaatgcctctatcagttTGGTCCATAGGTGAGTCCAGGTTTTTTCCTTAAAAGTGACTGATGCAGCAGGACCCAtaccactgtgggtagtgccactcACGGGCAGgtgtcctgggctgtataagaaagcaaactgaggaaGTCATGGGTAACAAggcagtaaacagtgttcctcccTGGCATCTGCTTGAGTTCTGGACTCCAGGTACCTTCGTGAAGGTCTACTCTGACTTCCATTCAAGTTGGAATATAaattgtaaactgaaataaaccttttcttagTACATAGCTATTGGctatggtctttatcacagcaataaaagccaaCTTGGAAACCATGAACATGTATTTTTGCCAATGATGGCAGCCACTGTGCATAGCTTTTCTGTTGTATATCACACTCTGCATATATAAACCAGAGAGGGATGGATTCTAAATTTTATCCCTCAGAAAATAATGGAATGAAGCTATTTCCCATGATCCTTGTTCCCCAATTAACAGAATACCGAAGTACTACAGGCAAGAACTGAGGCAGTAAAGTATGACTGGTAGTGTAGAGtgcactcactgtgtagaccacctCAGATGTGTCAGAGATAAGGTCAGGCAGCAGGGCCACTCCACTCTGCATAATGGCTCCATGGAAGAGTCCTTTGGACATGGGAGACACAACAAGTGAAGACACACTTGTGCCACCTGCTGACCCACCAAAAATAGTGACCTGGCTAGGGTTGCCTCCAAAGTAGGCAATATTCTGTTGGACCCAGTGTAGGGCAGCCACTTGGTCGAGGTAGCCCCAGTTGCCTCTGGCGTGCTGGTCTCCAGTGCTGAAAAGGGGCAGGAACAGGAATCACAGGTCTATCCTTATTCTACTCAGCCTCCATTGTCCAACCCAGTTCCAGAATTACCTGAAGAAGCCAAGGATACCCAAACGATACTGGATAGCAACCATTACTATTTCTTCGGTAGCTGCCAGTTTGGATCCATCAGTCATGGAAGCCATGCCCATAACAAGTGCTCCACCATGGATCCATACCATAACCTAGAGATATCAACACAGATCTCAGAAGCACCACACTCAGCCCAGCTGCCTATTATATTATAAACGTCTTTGCATTTGTGCAGGTCGACTTACACACAGATCTCCTCTGGATTTCAGGACATGCTCCACAGATGATTACTCTAGGCCTATAAAAACATTTCCATTCCCACTTCCCCGAACAGAAAATCTCAGCATGAATTAGTGGATCTAGATCACGAGTAATGAGATCATCACTCATAGACCCATCAAAGTAGAGCAAATAGGGATAGCTTGAAGAGAGTCTTTCTTGATTGCTGTTCGGAAGAGTAGTCAGATCTCATTGAAACAACAAATAACCTGCAGCTAGAAATTTCAGTAATGTCAATATGGAGTCCATGAGCACTTTCTAGAGTGGGTCTGCCAGGTTCAAGTCAGTAGAAGAATTCCTGATTTAGTCAAAGACCTAGAGCCTCTTACCTTTAGATGCCCAGTGCTCTGTGTCACACACCCAGGTTTAAGCAGTTCACCATGGCTGAGGTGACCTTATTGAACCCAATAAGGTAAGACTATTAATCAGGGTCTAACCTAAAGTATTTGGATTTACTTTGTCCCTTCCAAGATTCCTGAGAAGGAAACTTCCTCTTCCCAAGCTGACCACAGCCTGACACTCACAGGTAAGTTAGAGCCTTCATGGGCATGAGCTGGTGTGTAGATGTTGAGATACAGGCAGTCCTCGGACATAGAAGTGGGAGGCATGTTCAGATTCATCTTCTTTGCAAACTCATTATTCATCATATCAGTCTGCAGACACCTGGTGAAAATGGAAGTTAGTTCAGGATATGTGATACTCAAACCTAAGGCTGAGTTTGCACATTCTCTCAGTCACCTTTAGCTAC
This sequence is a window from Peromyscus eremicus chromosome 5, PerEre_H2_v1, whole genome shotgun sequence. Protein-coding genes within it:
- the LOC131911820 gene encoding liver carboxylesterase-like isoform X1, with translation MPLDRLPAWLYAVACGLLLLLLHVHGQDSSSPIRNTHTGQVRGSLVHVKDNEVDVYTFLGIPFAKPPVGPLRFAPPEPPEPWSGVRDGTSHPAMCLQTDMMNNEFAKKMNLNMPPTSMSEDCLYLNIYTPAHAHEGSNLPVMVWIHGGALVMGMASMTDGSKLAATEEIVMVAIQYRLGILGFFSTGDQHARGNWGYLDQVAALHWVQQNIAYFGGNPSQVTIFGGSAGGTSVSSLVVSPMSKGLFHGAIMQSGVALLPDLISDTSEVVYTMVANLSGCEAKDSEALVHCLRDKSEAEILAINQVFIMIPGVVDGMFLPRHPLELLASVDFQPVPSIIGIDSDECGWGIPLVRPRSKPGLDPVIKNITRETLPGILKSTAAQMMLPPECSDLLMEEYMGDIQDPQTLQAQFRELMEDFMFVIPALQVAHFQRSHAPVYFYEFQHQPSFIKHVRPSHVRADHGDHAAFVFGSHLWGMKVDFTVEEKLLNRRMMKYWANFARHGNPNSVGLPYWPELTHDEQYLQLDIQPAVGRALKARKLQFWTKTLPQKIQEIKGAQVKHAEL
- the LOC131911820 gene encoding liver carboxylesterase-like isoform X2, which produces MPLDRLPAWLYAVACGLLLLLLHVHGQDSSSPIRNTHTGQVRGSLVHVKDNEVDVYTFLGIPFAKPPVGPLRFAPPEPPEPWSGVRDGTSHPAMCLQTDMMNNEFAKKMNLNMPPTSMSEDCLYLNIYTPAHAHEGSNLPVMVWIHGGALVMGMASMTDGSKLAATEEIVMVAIQYRLGILGFFSTGDQHARGNWGYLDQVAALHWVQQNIAYFGGNPSQVTIFGGSAGGTSVSSLVVSPMSKGLFHGAIMQSGVALLPDLISDTSEVVYTMVANLSGCEAKDSEALVHCLRDKSEAEILAINQVFIMIPGVVDGMFLPRHPLELLASVDFQPVPSIIGIDSDECGWGIPLLKGLDPVIKNITRETLPGILKSTAAQMMLPPECSDLLMEEYMGDIQDPQTLQAQFRELMEDFMFVIPALQVAHFQRSHAPVYFYEFQHQPSFIKHVRPSHVRADHGDHAAFVFGSHLWGMKVDFTVEEKLLNRRMMKYWANFARHGNPNSVGLPYWPELTHDEQYLQLDIQPAVGRALKARKLQFWTKTLPQKIQEIKGAQVKHAEL
- the LOC131911820 gene encoding liver carboxylesterase-like isoform X4, with product MPLDRLPAWLYAVACGLLLLLLHVHGQDSSSPIRNTHTGQVRGSLVHVKDNEVDVYTFLGIPFAKPPVGPLRFAPPEPPEPWSGVRDGTSHPAMCLQTDMMNNEFAKKMNLNMPPTSMSEDCLYLNIYTPAHAHEGSNLPVMVWIHGGALVMGMASMTDGSKLAATEEIVMVAIQYRLGILGFFSTGDQHARGNWGYLDQVAALHWVQQNIAYFGGNPSQVTIFGGSAGGTSVSSLVVSPMSKGLFHGAIMQSGVALLPDLISDTSEVVYTMVANLSGCEAKDSEALVHCLRDKSEAEILAINQVFIMIPGVVDGMFLPRHPLELLASVDFQPVPSIIGIDSDECGWGIPLGLDPVIKNITRETLPGILKSTAAQMMLPPECSDLLMEEYMGDIQDPQTLQAQFRELMEDFMFVIPALQVAHFQRSHAPVYFYEFQHQPSFIKHVRPSHVRADHGDHAAFVFGSHLWGMKVDFTVEEKLLNRRMMKYWANFARHGNPNSVGLPYWPELTHDEQYLQLDIQPAVGRALKARKLQFWTKTLPQKIQEIKGAQVKHAEL
- the LOC131911820 gene encoding liver carboxylesterase-like isoform X5; the protein is MPLDRLPAWLYAVACGLLLLLLHVHGQDSSSPIRNTHTGQVRGSLVHVKDNEVDVYTFLGIPFAKPPVGPLRFAPPEPPEPWSGVRDGTSHPAMCLQTDMMNNEFAKKMNLNMPPTSMSEDCLYLNIYTPAHAHEGSNLPVMVWIHGGALVMGMASMTDGSKLAATEEIVMVAIQYRLGILGFFSTGDQHARGNWGYLDQVAALHWVQQNIAYFGGNPSQVTIFGGSAGGTSVSSLVVSPMSKGLFHGAIMQSGVALLPDLISDTSEVVYTVFIMIPGVVDGMFLPRHPLELLASVDFQPVPSIIGIDSDECGWGIPLLKGLDPVIKNITRETLPGILKSTAAQMMLPPECSDLLMEEYMGDIQDPQTLQAQFRELMEDFMFVIPALQVAHFQRSHAPVYFYEFQHQPSFIKHVRPSHVRADHGDHAAFVFGSHLWGMKVDFTVEEKLLNRRMMKYWANFARHGNPNSVGLPYWPELTHDEQYLQLDIQPAVGRALKARKLQFWTKTLPQKIQEIKGAQVKHAEL
- the LOC131911820 gene encoding liver carboxylesterase-like isoform X3, which encodes MPLDRLPAWLYAVACGLLLLLLHVHGQDSSSPIRNTHTGQVRGSLVHVKDNEVDVYTFLGIPFAKPPVGPLRFAPPEPPEPWSGVRDGTSHPAMCLQTDMMNNEFAKKMNLNMPPTSMSEDCLYLNIYTPAHAHEGSNLPVMVWIHGGALVMGMASMTDGSKLAATEEIVMVAIQYRLGILGFFSTGDQHARGNWGYLDQVAALHWVQQNIAYFGGNPSQVTIFGGSAGGTSVSSLVVSPMSKGLFHGAIMQSGVALLPDLISDTSEVVYTMVANLSGCEAKDSEALVHCLRDKSEAEILAINQVFIMIPGVVDGMFLPRHPLELLASVDFQPVPSIIGIDSDECGWGIPLVRPRSKPNITRETLPGILKSTAAQMMLPPECSDLLMEEYMGDIQDPQTLQAQFRELMEDFMFVIPALQVAHFQRSHAPVYFYEFQHQPSFIKHVRPSHVRADHGDHAAFVFGSHLWGMKVDFTVEEKLLNRRMMKYWANFARHGNPNSVGLPYWPELTHDEQYLQLDIQPAVGRALKARKLQFWTKTLPQKIQEIKGAQVKHAEL